In one Microbacterium invictum genomic region, the following are encoded:
- a CDS encoding glycosyltransferase family 2 protein — protein sequence MSDSRTEESDLVQPERTITVVIPTLNEARNIEHVLGRLPDSITEVILVDGGSTDATVDLATLAWPGVRILTQARTGKGNALVTGIHAATGDVIVTIDADGSMDPAEIDRFVGPLYAGADYVRGSRNVSGGGSADITWFRGLGNRMLNALANGLFGTAHTDLCYGYNAMTARAARALALPEPTDATAGAQWGDGFEIETLMHVRAVKADLVTVEVPSFEAPRRFGESNLSAIRDGFRCLRTLLYERFSPAVLRATSLPRTRRLVDVADAE from the coding sequence GTGTCCGACAGCAGAACGGAAGAGAGCGATCTCGTGCAGCCCGAGCGCACCATCACCGTGGTGATACCGACCCTCAACGAAGCCCGCAACATCGAGCACGTCCTGGGACGTCTCCCCGACTCGATCACCGAGGTGATCCTCGTCGACGGCGGCTCCACCGACGCCACCGTCGACCTGGCGACCCTCGCCTGGCCGGGCGTCCGCATCCTGACCCAGGCCCGTACGGGGAAGGGCAACGCCCTCGTCACCGGCATCCACGCCGCCACCGGCGACGTCATCGTCACGATCGACGCCGACGGGTCGATGGACCCCGCCGAGATCGACCGGTTCGTCGGGCCGCTGTACGCCGGCGCCGACTACGTGCGCGGCAGCCGCAACGTCTCGGGCGGTGGGAGCGCCGACATCACCTGGTTCCGGGGGCTCGGCAACCGGATGCTGAACGCCCTCGCCAACGGGCTGTTCGGCACCGCCCACACCGACCTCTGCTACGGGTACAACGCCATGACGGCCCGCGCCGCCCGCGCTCTCGCCCTTCCCGAGCCGACCGACGCCACGGCCGGCGCGCAGTGGGGCGACGGGTTCGAGATCGAGACGCTCATGCACGTGCGGGCGGTGAAGGCCGACCTCGTCACCGTCGAGGTGCCGAGCTTCGAGGCCCCGCGCCGCTTCGGCGAGAGCAACCTCAGCGCGATCCGCGACGGCTTCCGGTGCCTGCGGACGCTGCTGTACGAGCGGTTCTCCCCCGCCGTCCTCCGGGCGACCAGCCTGCCGCGCACCCGGCGACTCGTCGACGTCGCCGACGCCGAATGA
- a CDS encoding S16 family serine protease, protein MIDRSRPRLARGILATVVLTAVLAASGCTFISDAIVDSATGGGGGAGGFASSETELQVLYAAGDTGGVATQRISVAPSDDGELSIDISEDEVSGVGDMTQAASWNAVSVATLLTGAPLDVSYRFAFDGRIDGPSAGALTTVGILSLYYGDAIANDVTMTGTINPMGTVGTVGGIPEKVQGVIDAGEITTVLIPAGQRNVPDAAGNLVDVVSLGRSGGVEVVEVADVYDAYPLLTGEELPRPADDAAPAISDAAYTKFQSAGDAMLATYDRALAEFSALDPVVQQAAGTIPAEAAAYADRARQLQVQALQGGAFFEASQAAAVMQATASTFRTVQDLLTSGGNAIGARLDGAASAEGEFTAFLDQLSTYQPETLADAEALVTAYGNAFDSYTLLQYATASLQRIADTIAAAGYTSIEQLLTDVLTPLIYYDLARGNLAFAQAVFDIGRDNGGAPIAEDADLEAIASFFRRAADADWAAFESGVIQPIAESRGQSNDVFRTALAAVDTDVALSYTAQQSVASIEQYLGEGSNAPYAAMGYGYVNYARNAVLIEKYYNNGILDENLQVVGVSSETILTSALDLGRTQTARGAGILTAEGTPPVLIAGAYEQAGVAREGDVADKFQAIAQYSGAFVLSRILAYAGGFPGEGFAGS, encoded by the coding sequence GTGATCGACCGCTCCCGGCCGCGCCTGGCGCGCGGCATCCTGGCCACCGTCGTGCTGACCGCCGTGCTCGCGGCATCCGGTTGCACCTTCATCTCCGACGCCATCGTCGACAGCGCGACCGGCGGCGGTGGGGGAGCGGGTGGCTTCGCGTCATCCGAGACCGAGCTGCAGGTGCTCTACGCAGCCGGCGACACCGGCGGGGTGGCGACCCAGCGCATCTCGGTCGCGCCGTCGGATGACGGCGAGCTCAGCATCGACATCTCCGAGGACGAGGTGTCGGGGGTCGGCGACATGACCCAGGCGGCGTCGTGGAACGCCGTGTCGGTCGCGACCCTCCTCACCGGGGCGCCCCTGGACGTCTCGTACCGCTTCGCGTTCGACGGCCGGATCGACGGGCCGAGCGCGGGGGCGCTGACGACCGTCGGCATCCTCTCGCTCTACTACGGCGACGCCATCGCCAACGACGTGACGATGACCGGCACCATCAACCCGATGGGAACGGTCGGCACCGTCGGGGGGATCCCCGAGAAGGTCCAGGGCGTCATCGACGCGGGCGAGATCACGACCGTGCTCATCCCGGCCGGTCAGCGCAACGTCCCCGACGCGGCCGGGAACCTCGTCGACGTCGTCTCGCTCGGCCGAAGCGGCGGCGTGGAGGTCGTCGAGGTCGCCGACGTGTACGACGCCTATCCGCTGCTGACCGGCGAGGAGCTGCCGAGGCCCGCGGATGACGCGGCGCCGGCCATCTCGGATGCGGCGTACACGAAGTTCCAAAGCGCGGGCGACGCGATGCTTGCGACGTACGACCGGGCCCTGGCCGAGTTCTCCGCCCTCGACCCGGTCGTGCAGCAGGCGGCGGGGACGATCCCCGCCGAAGCGGCGGCGTACGCCGATCGTGCCCGTCAGCTTCAGGTGCAGGCGCTTCAGGGCGGGGCATTCTTCGAGGCGTCGCAGGCCGCCGCGGTCATGCAGGCGACGGCCTCGACGTTCCGCACGGTGCAGGACCTCCTCACCTCGGGCGGCAACGCGATCGGGGCGCGGCTCGACGGCGCGGCCAGCGCCGAGGGCGAGTTCACCGCCTTCCTCGATCAGCTCAGCACGTACCAGCCCGAGACGCTCGCCGACGCCGAGGCGCTCGTCACCGCCTACGGCAACGCCTTCGATTCGTACACCCTGCTGCAGTACGCCACGGCGAGTCTGCAGCGGATCGCCGACACGATCGCCGCAGCGGGTTATACGAGCATCGAGCAGCTGCTCACCGACGTCCTGACGCCCCTCATCTACTACGACCTCGCCCGTGGCAACCTCGCGTTCGCCCAGGCCGTGTTCGACATCGGCCGCGACAACGGCGGTGCGCCGATCGCCGAGGACGCCGACCTCGAGGCGATCGCGTCGTTCTTCCGTCGCGCCGCCGACGCCGACTGGGCAGCCTTCGAATCGGGGGTCATCCAACCCATCGCCGAGTCGCGCGGACAGTCGAACGACGTCTTCCGCACGGCCCTGGCGGCCGTCGACACCGACGTCGCACTGTCGTACACGGCGCAGCAGTCGGTCGCCTCGATCGAGCAGTACCTCGGCGAGGGGAGCAACGCGCCGTACGCCGCGATGGGCTACGGCTACGTCAACTACGCCCGCAACGCGGTGCTCATCGAGAAGTACTACAACAACGGCATCCTCGACGAGAACCTGCAGGTGGTGGGGGTGTCGTCCGAGACGATCCTGACCTCGGCCCTCGACCTCGGTCGCACGCAGACCGCCCGGGGCGCCGGCATCCTCACCGCTGAGGGGACGCCGCCGGTGCTCATCGCGGGGGCGTACGAACAGGCGGGGGTCGCCCGTGAGGGCGACGTCGCCGACAAGTTCCAGGCGATCGCGCAGTACTCGGGGGCCTTCGTCCTCTCGCGGATCCTGGCGTACGCCGGCGGGTTCCCGGGTGAGGGGTTCGCCGGCTCGTGA
- the glmS gene encoding glutamine--fructose-6-phosphate transaminase (isomerizing) translates to MCGIVGYVGPRQSQGILLAGLSRLEYRGYDSAGIAVIDGGGSLGMRKRAGKLGILRDDLKTHPLADGTTGIGHTRWATHGGPTDTNAHPHLADDDRLAVIHNGIIENYADLKAELLAEGFTFQSETDTEVAAVLLGRAYRARGGDLVAAFRDVAARLEGAFTLLAMHRDQPGLVVGARRNSPLVIGLGEGENFLASDVAAFVEHTRDALAIGQDEIVAITPEGVEVTDFDGNPVEVERFEVTWDASAADKGGWSSFMAKEVSEEPEAVANTLRGRIRDGAVTIPELDGLDDLFTGISRIIVIACGTAAYAGMTGKYALEQWARVPVDVELAHEFRYRDPVLTPDTLVVSISQSGETMDTLMAVKYAREQGAKTVSICNTQGATIPRESDAIVYTHAGPEVAVASTKAFVAQITALYLLALHIAGLRGTLSADEIAVQAHELEAVPEKIAHILATEQERIEQLAHWMGDTRSVLFLGRHVGYPIALEGALKLKEISYIHAEGFAAGELKHGPIALIEPGQPVFVIVPSPRGSAVLHPKVVSNIEEIKARGARVIAIAEEGDVAVLPSADEVLRIPLAGPLFEPLLAVVPLHIFAMGLATAKGLDVDQPRNLAKSVTVE, encoded by the coding sequence ATGTGCGGAATCGTCGGATACGTGGGCCCCCGTCAGAGCCAGGGCATCCTCCTCGCCGGGCTCTCGCGCCTGGAGTACCGCGGTTACGACTCCGCCGGCATCGCCGTCATCGACGGCGGCGGCTCGCTCGGCATGCGCAAGCGCGCCGGCAAGCTCGGCATCCTCCGCGACGACCTGAAGACCCACCCCCTCGCCGACGGCACGACCGGGATCGGCCACACCCGCTGGGCCACGCACGGCGGACCCACCGATACCAACGCCCACCCGCACCTCGCCGACGACGACAGGCTCGCGGTCATCCACAACGGCATCATCGAGAACTACGCCGATCTGAAGGCCGAGCTGCTCGCCGAGGGGTTCACGTTCCAGAGCGAGACCGACACCGAGGTCGCGGCCGTGCTCCTCGGTCGCGCGTACCGCGCGCGCGGCGGCGACCTCGTCGCGGCGTTCCGCGACGTCGCCGCGCGCCTCGAGGGAGCCTTCACCCTCCTGGCGATGCACCGCGACCAGCCGGGTCTCGTCGTCGGCGCCCGCCGCAACTCGCCGCTCGTCATCGGGCTCGGCGAGGGCGAGAACTTCCTCGCCTCCGATGTCGCCGCCTTCGTCGAGCACACCCGCGATGCCCTCGCGATCGGGCAGGACGAGATCGTGGCCATCACGCCCGAGGGCGTCGAGGTCACCGACTTCGACGGCAACCCGGTCGAGGTCGAGCGCTTCGAAGTGACCTGGGACGCCTCGGCCGCTGACAAGGGCGGCTGGTCGTCGTTCATGGCCAAGGAGGTCTCGGAAGAGCCCGAGGCCGTCGCGAACACGCTGCGCGGTCGCATCCGTGACGGCGCGGTCACCATCCCCGAACTTGACGGACTCGACGACCTCTTCACCGGCATCTCGCGCATCATCGTCATCGCGTGCGGCACCGCCGCCTACGCCGGAATGACCGGGAAGTACGCCCTCGAGCAGTGGGCCCGGGTGCCCGTCGACGTCGAGCTCGCGCACGAGTTCCGCTACCGCGACCCGGTGCTCACCCCCGACACCCTCGTGGTCTCGATCAGCCAGTCGGGCGAGACCATGGACACCCTGATGGCGGTGAAGTACGCCCGCGAGCAGGGCGCGAAGACCGTGTCGATCTGCAACACGCAGGGGGCGACGATCCCGCGCGAATCCGACGCGATCGTCTACACCCACGCCGGCCCCGAGGTCGCTGTCGCCTCGACGAAGGCGTTCGTCGCGCAGATCACCGCGCTCTACCTGCTGGCGCTCCACATCGCGGGGCTGCGCGGCACGCTCAGCGCGGACGAGATCGCGGTGCAGGCTCACGAGCTCGAGGCGGTGCCGGAGAAGATCGCGCACATCCTCGCCACCGAGCAGGAGCGCATCGAGCAGCTCGCGCACTGGATGGGCGACACCCGTTCGGTGCTCTTCCTCGGCCGGCACGTGGGCTACCCCATCGCCCTCGAGGGGGCGCTCAAGCTCAAGGAGATCTCGTACATCCACGCCGAGGGCTTCGCCGCCGGCGAGCTCAAGCACGGCCCCATCGCGCTCATCGAGCCCGGTCAGCCGGTGTTCGTCATCGTGCCGTCGCCCCGCGGGTCGGCGGTGCTGCACCCCAAGGTCGTCTCGAACATCGAGGAGATCAAGGCGCGCGGAGCCCGCGTGATCGCGATCGCCGAAGAGGGGGATGTCGCGGTGCTGCCCTCCGCCGACGAGGTGCTGCGCATTCCGCTCGCGGGGCCGCTCTTCGAGCCGCTTCTCGCCGTCGTGCCGCTGCACATCTTCGCGATGGGCCTCGCCACGGCGAAGGGCCTCGACGTCGACCAGCCGCGCAACCTCGCCAAGTCGGTCACGGTCGAGTAG
- a CDS encoding glycosyltransferase family 4 protein: protein MRIAHLDLTASASPVDGIGAVIATLARAQRAGGGEGARAGGTDEVDVLGPRWRAGASLPATAVRLVRALARGRYDVVHLHSVYRPLHALAAAVCVLSGTPYAVSPHSGLSPIGRRRARVRKAVWIAVVERAVLRRATAVVCLSAQERGDVRALVPSARCAIVRNPLEPRAAVPRDPATPPVAVTLARFDVYQKGLDRLAALAAAAPEIRFDVHGDLDANDPGAARRLMATAPENLRFLPPVRGADKDAALAASALYLQLSRWEGQSIALLEALAAGVPCVVSAAVAESLAPDGGHTVVTVPDDPDAAARRIRALLADPAERARLSREGAAWVRDTTDPARIAAQLRAVYRSGTPSPLRRATFQEVS from the coding sequence ATGCGCATCGCCCACCTCGACCTCACCGCGTCGGCCTCGCCGGTCGACGGGATCGGCGCCGTCATCGCGACGCTCGCGCGCGCGCAGCGCGCGGGCGGCGGGGAAGGCGCTCGGGCCGGCGGCACGGACGAGGTCGACGTCCTCGGTCCGCGGTGGCGGGCCGGCGCCTCCCTCCCCGCGACGGCCGTCCGCCTGGTCCGCGCGCTCGCGCGCGGACGCTACGACGTCGTGCACCTGCACTCGGTGTACCGGCCGCTCCACGCCCTCGCCGCCGCGGTGTGCGTCCTCTCCGGCACCCCTTACGCGGTCTCGCCGCACTCCGGCCTCTCGCCGATCGGGCGGCGCCGAGCACGCGTGCGGAAGGCCGTGTGGATCGCCGTCGTCGAACGCGCGGTCCTCCGCCGGGCGACCGCGGTGGTGTGCCTGTCGGCGCAGGAGCGGGGCGACGTCCGGGCCCTCGTCCCGTCGGCGCGGTGCGCGATCGTGCGGAACCCCCTCGAGCCGCGCGCCGCCGTCCCCCGCGACCCCGCGACCCCGCCTGTCGCGGTGACCCTCGCCCGGTTCGACGTGTACCAGAAGGGCCTCGACCGACTGGCGGCGCTCGCCGCGGCGGCCCCCGAGATCCGCTTCGACGTCCACGGTGACCTCGACGCCAACGACCCCGGCGCCGCGCGCCGCCTCATGGCGACAGCCCCCGAGAACCTCCGCTTCCTCCCGCCGGTGCGCGGCGCCGATAAGGACGCGGCGCTCGCGGCATCCGCTCTGTATCTGCAGCTCTCCCGCTGGGAGGGGCAGTCGATCGCCCTCCTCGAGGCGCTCGCCGCCGGGGTGCCGTGCGTGGTGAGCGCGGCCGTCGCCGAGAGCCTCGCACCCGACGGCGGGCACACCGTCGTCACGGTGCCCGATGACCCGGATGCCGCGGCGCGCCGCATCCGCGCCCTGCTGGCCGATCCCGCCGAGCGCGCCCGGCTGTCCCGCGAGGGCGCCGCCTGGGTGCGCGATACCACCGATCCCGCCCGGATCGCCGCCCAGCTGCGCGCGGTGTATCGCTCCGGGACCCCTTCACCTCTCCGCCGAGCCACCTTCCAGGAAGTGTCATGA
- a CDS encoding glycosyltransferase family 2 protein — MTGEARRDLTITVVICCFTLDRWDDLVTARMSLASQTRAPDRVVVVVDHDAALLAAARSRFADTVVVANTGTRGLSDARNTGVNAAGDADVVLFLDDDAAAEPEWVERMTAPFADPAVAGVSGFAVPRWDAPGRPSWFPEEFLWVIGCSHRGLPADGGLLRNPIGSAMAFRRTALRDAGGFAVSLGRVGRSAGGCEETELSLRVLEADPSATIRLAAGARVHHRVRADRQTIRYFVRRCVGEGISKAGVERRHRGGDVLRTERAFARTTLLTAWWRALRRGVVRLDRASLARAAVIAMGLAATGAGFVLGRFRAEDDVAPPSVPLASAGVPS, encoded by the coding sequence ATGACCGGGGAGGCCCGCCGCGACCTCACGATCACCGTCGTCATCTGCTGCTTCACGCTCGATCGGTGGGACGACCTGGTGACGGCCCGGATGTCGCTGGCGAGCCAGACGCGCGCCCCCGACCGTGTGGTGGTGGTGGTGGATCACGACGCGGCGCTCCTCGCCGCGGCGCGCTCGCGCTTCGCCGACACCGTGGTGGTCGCCAACACCGGCACCCGCGGACTGTCGGACGCGCGGAACACCGGCGTCAACGCCGCCGGCGACGCCGACGTCGTGCTCTTCCTCGATGACGACGCCGCCGCCGAGCCGGAGTGGGTGGAACGGATGACCGCACCGTTCGCCGATCCGGCGGTGGCAGGCGTGAGCGGATTCGCCGTTCCCCGATGGGATGCCCCGGGGCGACCGTCGTGGTTCCCCGAGGAGTTCCTCTGGGTCATCGGCTGCAGCCACCGCGGGCTCCCTGCCGACGGCGGACTGCTGCGCAACCCGATCGGCAGTGCGATGGCCTTCCGCCGGACGGCGCTCCGGGATGCCGGCGGATTCGCCGTCTCGCTCGGGCGCGTGGGGCGGTCGGCGGGAGGATGCGAGGAGACCGAGCTGTCGCTGCGCGTCCTCGAGGCCGACCCGTCGGCCACGATCCGCCTGGCCGCGGGCGCCCGGGTGCATCACCGCGTCCGCGCCGACCGCCAGACGATCCGCTACTTCGTGCGCCGGTGCGTCGGCGAGGGCATCAGCAAGGCCGGCGTGGAACGCCGCCACCGCGGCGGAGACGTCCTGCGGACCGAGCGCGCCTTCGCGCGCACCACGCTTCTCACCGCCTGGTGGCGTGCGCTGCGTCGCGGCGTCGTGCGCCTGGACCGCGCGTCGCTGGCGCGCGCCGCGGTGATCGCGATGGGGCTCGCCGCCACGGGCGCGGGTTTCGTGCTCGGGCGGTTCCGTGCCGAGGACGACGTCGCGCCGCCGTCCGTCCCGCTCGCGTCCGCGGGGGTGCCGTCATGA
- a CDS encoding septum formation family protein, with protein sequence MRALTTRPALVGAVLLVGLGLTGCSALGNILGGETVTRDESSQEVTEGGTADVFSLRVGDCFDDEDTTSEEVSQVPAVPCSDPHDNEIYHEFELSGDEWPGQDAIDAEAEAECLPAFDQFVGMAYADSMYEWFPLTPTEAGWDQLGDRVVQCVIYDPSLAKIEGSLEGVAS encoded by the coding sequence GTGCGCGCACTCACCACCCGCCCCGCCCTCGTCGGCGCCGTCCTTCTCGTCGGGCTCGGGCTGACCGGGTGCTCGGCCCTCGGCAACATCCTCGGCGGCGAGACCGTCACCCGCGACGAGTCGTCGCAGGAGGTGACCGAGGGCGGTACCGCCGACGTCTTCTCGCTGCGGGTCGGCGACTGCTTCGACGACGAGGACACCACCAGCGAGGAGGTCTCGCAGGTGCCGGCCGTGCCGTGCTCCGACCCGCACGACAACGAGATCTACCACGAGTTCGAGCTGTCGGGGGATGAGTGGCCGGGCCAGGACGCGATCGATGCCGAGGCCGAGGCCGAGTGCCTGCCGGCGTTCGACCAGTTCGTCGGGATGGCCTACGCCGACTCGATGTACGAGTGGTTCCCGCTGACCCCCACCGAGGCCGGGTGGGACCAGCTCGGCGACCGGGTCGTGCAGTGCGTGATCTACGACCCCTCGCTGGCGAAGATCGAGGGAAGCCTCGAGGGCGTCGCGAGCTGA